One Spinacia oleracea cultivar Varoflay chromosome 4, BTI_SOV_V1, whole genome shotgun sequence DNA segment encodes these proteins:
- the LOC110799809 gene encoding MADS-box protein AGL24 isoform X1: protein MVRSRIQIKKIENTAARQVTFSKRRKGLIKKAQELSTLCDAEIALIVFSSSTKLYEFSTSRVTRVIQKYMRHTGKVPDLVDSSNGIEPKYMLEEDIAIMSKEVDEKKQELSRMKGEDLEGLDIEELGKLERLVEKSYARVCRMKDEKLQKVVSDLKRNGNTLLENNKNLKHKISNATEVELHTTLEQQLAISPPTNVAFDTSLRLGLV from the exons ATGGTGAGATCAAGAATCCAGATCAAGAAGATAGAAAATACAGCAGCAAGGCAAGTGACATTTTCAAAGAGGAGAAAAGGTTTAATTAAGAAAGCACAAGAACTTTCAACTCTTTGTGATGCCGAAATTGCTCTCATTGTCTTCTCTTCTTCTACCAAACTCTATGAATTCTCTACTTCTAG GGTGACTCGAGTAATTCAGAAGTACATGAGACACACAGGAAAAGTTCCTGACCTGGTTGATTCATCTAATGGGATTGAGCCTAAGTATATG TTGGAGGAAGATATAGCTATTATGAGCAAGGAAGTTGATGAGAAAAAACAAGAGTTAAG TCGAATGAAAGGAGAAGATCTAGAAGGGTTAGATATTGAAGAACTTGGTAAGCTTGAGAGGCTGGTTGAGAAAAGTTACGCTCGTGTTTGCCGAATGAAG GACGAGAAGCTTCAGAAAGTGGTATCAGACCTCAAACGAAAT GGAAACACATTGTTGGAGAACAACAAGAATTTGAAGCACAAG ATAAGTAATGCCACAGAAGTCGAATTACATACTACTTTGGAGCAACAATTAGCAATATCACCACCTACCAATGTTGCATTTGACACTTCACTTAGACTTGGGTTGGTTTAA
- the LOC110799809 gene encoding MADS-box protein SVP isoform X2: MVRSRIQIKKIENTAARQVTFSKRRKGLIKKAQELSTLCDAEIALIVFSSSTKLYEFSTSRVTRVIQKYMRHTGKVPDLVDSSNGIEPKYMLEEDIAIMSKEVDEKKQELSRMKGEDLEGLDIEELGKLERLVEKSYARVCRMKDEKLQKVVSDLKRNRFIFILQLISKNNPGKHIVGEQQEFEAQDK, encoded by the exons ATGGTGAGATCAAGAATCCAGATCAAGAAGATAGAAAATACAGCAGCAAGGCAAGTGACATTTTCAAAGAGGAGAAAAGGTTTAATTAAGAAAGCACAAGAACTTTCAACTCTTTGTGATGCCGAAATTGCTCTCATTGTCTTCTCTTCTTCTACCAAACTCTATGAATTCTCTACTTCTAG GGTGACTCGAGTAATTCAGAAGTACATGAGACACACAGGAAAAGTTCCTGACCTGGTTGATTCATCTAATGGGATTGAGCCTAAGTATATG TTGGAGGAAGATATAGCTATTATGAGCAAGGAAGTTGATGAGAAAAAACAAGAGTTAAG TCGAATGAAAGGAGAAGATCTAGAAGGGTTAGATATTGAAGAACTTGGTAAGCTTGAGAGGCTGGTTGAGAAAAGTTACGCTCGTGTTTGCCGAATGAAG GACGAGAAGCTTCAGAAAGTGGTATCAGACCTCAAACGAAAT AGGTTTATTTTTATTCTACAACTAATTTCAAAGAACAACCCAGGGAAACACATTGTTGGAGAACAACAAGAATTTGAAGCACAAG ATAAGTAA
- the LOC110799804 gene encoding uncharacterized protein produces the protein METDSENSAHQSVNGGNFDPYFVASSDNPTSSLVARALIAKNKEGFISGEITKPAVNHKDYPKWKRADFMVVSWILSSMNSELADDFGYIDNARELWKELAERFGQSNGPLIYQLKKEIVNLNQENLTIVTYYGKLKKLWDEMQNLRVFPTCICGALNTCSCMFLKKIAEFEEEDKMMKFLLGLNGGYENTVTNVLSMDPLPSINRVFAITQQIEKQKEVNNMITETNALNSSAMAAQTHKSAQYQKFGGSFGKKDWKELKKEKMYIVCTHCKGKGHTADQCFKLIGYPDWYNSIKASKPSQAHGDRLAANVCSSANGDTPLDDDISGNTGGVSNEMLNAICHEVLKAIQGKQMQNGDASGANCSYANYAGIISHSFNCTVNKSHDKCL, from the exons ATGGAAACTGATTCTGAAAACTCTGCTCATCAATCAGTCAATGGAGGTAACTTTGATCCATATTTTGTTGCTAGTTCAGATAATCCTACTTCATCTCTGGTTGCT AGAGCACTAATAGCTAAGAATAAAGAAGGTTTCATTAGTGGTGAGATCACAAAGCCTGCTGTGAATCATAAGGATTATCCTAAGTGGAAACGAGCTGATTTTATGGTGGTGAGTTGGATCCTGAGTTCAATGAATAGTGAACTTGCTGATGATTTTGGATATATAGATAATGCTAGAGAATTGTGGAAAGAATTAGCTGAAAGATTTGGTCAATCTAATGGACCTCTGATTTATCAGTTGAAGAAAGAGATTGTCAATCTTAATCAAGAAAATTTGACTATAGTCACATATTATGGGAAGCTAAAGAAACTGTGGGATGAAATGCAGAATCTGAGAGTTTTTCCTACTTGTATTTGTGGAGCTCTAAATACTTGCAGTTGTATGTTCTTGAAGAAAATTGCTGAGTTTGAAGAAGAAGACAAGATGATGAAATTTCTACTTGGATTGAATGGAGGATATGAGAACACTGTCACAAATGTGTTATCTATGGATCCATTACCAAGTATCAATCGAGTTTTTGCTATTACTCAGCAAATAGAAAAACAGAAGGAAGTGAATAATATGATCACTGAAACTAATGCTCTAAACAGCAGTGCAATGGCTGCACAAACTCACAAATCTGCACAGTATCAGAAGTTTGGTGGTAGTTTTGGAAAGAAAGACTGGAAGGAGTTGAAGAAGGAAAAGATGTATATAGTCTGCACACATTGCAAAGGAAAAGGTCATACAGCTGATCAGTGTTTCAAACTGATTGGTTATCCTGATTGGTATAATTCAATCAAAGCATCCAAACCTTCACAAGCACATGGAGACAGACTTGCTGCTAATGTTTGTTCTTCTGCAAATGGTGACACTCCCTTGGATGATGATATTTCTGGAAACACTGGAGGTGTCAGCAATGAGATGCTCAATGCAATTTGTCATGAGGTTTTGAAAGCAATACAGGGTAAACAGATGCAGAATGGGGATGCTAGTGGAGCAAACTGTTCTTATGCCAATTATGCAGGTATAATCTCTCATTCATTCAACTGCACTGTGAATAAATCTCATGATAAGTGTCTTTAG